The genomic DNA GCTCTCGGTCGGCGGGCGCGTGTAGCAGACCCGCGGGGTGAGCTGCAGGGCGCCGAACTGCACGGTCTCGTCGACCGCCACCTCGAAATTGACGATCCGGCCGGTGATCTTGTCGAGGCCGGAGAACACCGCGGTCGGGTTCTTGATCTTGTCGGCGGCGGCGGGGCCGGCGCAGACGAGGAGCGCGAGGCCGGGGGCGAGCGCGCGGCGTGCGAGGGCGATGATGCGGCTCAAGGCTCGGACCCCTGGACGAGGGTGACCGGCCGCGCCAACGGGTGCGCGGCGGGCGATCGGGATTGACCCGTCATGAACACCGGAACGGTGGCGGCAAAAGGGCGCCGGCTCCGCGACGGGTCGCGGCTCTACTCGCCCGGCGTCCAGGACACGTAGTCGCCGGTCGCGGCCGGCCGCTGGCCCCAGGAGAGCTGCGAGCCCGCCGGCCTATACGCGTTCGCGGTGCCGGTCTGGTTCTCGATATGGGGCTTCTGCCACGCCTTCGGCTGGTAGGTCTCCTCGCTCGGCGCGACGTCGACGTTGTGGCAGAGCCAGCCGCGCCAGCCGGGGGGCACCTTCGAGGCGTCGGCGTAGCCGTTGTAGACGACCCAGCGGCGCTCCGAGCCCACCGAGCGGTCGATCAGCGCGCCCTCCGCCTTGTAGTACTTGTTCCCGAACTCGTCCTCGCCGACGAAGATGCCGGTGCGCGCGGTCTGGAGCGCGACGGAGACGGTCTGGCCGTTCCACCACGTGAAGATGCGCAGCAAAGTGTCCTTCAGCGCCATCGCCGGTCCCGGAATCGTGGCGCGCCGCGAGGGCGCTCGTCGGCGCCGTTATGGTGACCGCGCGCGTGTGAGTCCAGCCGCATGACGGAAGTGTCGCCCCGGGGCAACGCTCGGCCCGCGCTTTCGGCCTCCGGTTCCGGCCATCCGCCGGCTCCGCTCCCTAGGGTTGTGAATCTAAAATTTTCCCGATCCGATTCCCGAAAGCCGGAAGGACACTTATCCCGGCCCGGGACGATATCCACAGGCTTTTGCGAGCCGGCACAACATCTAGCGGGGAACAAGGCCGTCGAACACCACTTGTTGACGTGAGAGTGAAGGCGGCGGTAATCTCCCTGCATCGGTCGCGCCCCGCGGAAGTGGTGCGTTGGGCAGGGGCGGCCGTTCCTAATTTTCGTTCGCGGGACCGAGGCACGTCTCTCAGCCGGGCGTGGTTGGCCGCGAATCCCACTATCGGGCTAGACCCCGCGTCGCGCGGGGCCGGGACCCTCGTGTCCCGACGGGAGAGGTGTGTTTCATGCGGTTCGAGCGTCGCTACACCACGGCCGGACAATCGCCCTACGCCGGGATCCCCTTCCGCAAGGCCCTGAGCGAGATCCGCAACCCGGACGGCTCGGTCGTGTTCCGCCTCGACGGCATCGACGTGCCGGAGAGCTGGAGCCAGGTCGCGAGCGACGTTCTCGCGCAGAAATACTTCCGCAAGGCGGGCGTTCCGGCGCGGCTGCGCAAGGTCGAGGAGAACGCGGTCCCCTCCTTCCTCTGGCGCTCGGTGCCGGACGACGCGGCCCTGGCCGAGATCCCCGAGGACGAGCGCTTCGTCTCCGAAGCCTCCGCCACGCAGGTCTTCGACCGGCTCGCCGGCTGCTGGACCTACTGGGGCTGGAAGGGCGGCTACTTCTCGTCGGAGGAGGATGCCTCGGCCTTCATGGACGAGCTGCGCTTCATGCTGGCCCGCCAGATGGTGGCGCCGAACTCGCCGCAATGGTTCAACACCGGCCTGCACTGGGCCTACGGCATCGATGGCCCGAGCCAGGGCCACTACTATTGCGACCCGCAGACCGGCGTGCTGACCAAGTCGGCCTCGGCCTACGAGCACCCGCAGCCGCACGCCTGCTTCATCCAGTCGGTCCAGGACGACCTCGTCAACGATGGCGGCATCATGGACCTGTGGGTGCGCGAGGCGCGCCTGTTCAAGTACGGCTCCGGCACCGGCTCGAACTTCTCGATGCTGCGCTCGGAGAACGAGAAGCTCGGCGGCGGCGGCAAGTCCTCGGGCCTGATGAGCTTCCTGAAGATCGGCGACCGGGCGGCCGGCGCGATCAAGTCGGGCGGCACCACGCGGCGCGCCGCCAAGATGGTGATCGTCGACATCGACCATCCGGATATCGAGGCCTTCATCGACTGGAAGGTGAAGGAGGAGCAGAAGGTCGCCGCCCTGGTGACGGGCTCGAAGGTCGTCTCCAAGCACCTGACCCTGGTGATGAAGGCCTGCACGCAGTGCGAGGCCGAGGGCGATGCCTGCTTCGATCCGGAGCGCAACCCGGCGCTCAAGCGCGAGATCAAGGCCGCCCGCCGCGCCTCCGTGCCGGATTCCTACATCAAGCGCGTGGTGCAGTTCGCCCGCCAGGGCTTCACCAAGATCGAGTTCCCCGTCTACGATACCGACTGGGATTCGGAGGCCTACCTCACGGTCGCCGGCCAGAACTCCAACAACTCGGTCTCGCTGACCGACGACTTCCTGCGCGCCGTCGAGGCGGATGCCGACTGGCAGCTGACCGCCCGCACCACCGGCAAGGTCACAAAGACTCTGAAGGCCCGCGACCTGTGGGAGCGGATCGGCGAGGCCGCCTGGGCCTCTGCGGACCCGGGCCTGCACTTCAACACCACGATGAACGACTGGCACACCTGCCCGGCGGGCGGGCGGATCCGGGCCTCGAACCCGTGCTCCGAGTACATGTTCCTCGACGACACCGCCTGCAATCTCGCCTCGGCGAACCTGCTGACGATGTATGACCGGGACACCAAGCGCTTCGACGTGGAGGCCTTCGAGCACCTCAACCGCCTCTGGACGGTGGTGCTCGAGATCTCCGTGATGATGGCGCAGTTCCCGTCCAAGGAGATCGCGGAACTCTCCTACCGCTACCGGACGCTGGGTCTCGGCTACGCCAATATCGGCGGCCTGCTGATGACCATGGGCCTTCCTTACGATTCCGACGCGGGCCGGGCGCTCGCCGGCGCGCTCACGGCGATCATGACCGGCGTCGCCTACGCCACCTCGGCCGAGATGGCCGCGGAACTCGGCACCTTCCCGGCCTACGACGAAAATGCCGACGCGATGCTGCGGGTCATCCGCAATCATCGCCGGGCCGCCCACGGCGAGGCCGGTGGCTACGAGTTCCTCAACGTCGCGCCGGTCGCCCTCGACCACGCCAACATCCCGCAGGCGGATCTGGGCGACCACGCCCGCGCCGCCTGGGACCGGGCGCTGAAGCTCGGCGAGGAGCACGGCTACCGCAACGCCCAGGCCACCGTGATCGCGCCGACCGGCACGATCGGCCTCGTGATGGATTGCGACACGACCGGCATCGAGCCCGACTTCGCCCTGGTGAAGTTCAAGAAGCTCGCCGGCGGCGGCTACTTCAAGATCATCAACCAGGCCGCTCCGGACGCCCTGCGGGCGCTCGGTTACCGCGAATCCGAGATCGCCGAGATCGAGGCCTACGCGGTCGGCCACGGCTCGATGGGTCAGGCGCCGGGCATCAACCCGACGACGCTGCGCGCCAAGGGCTTCACGGACGAGAAGATCGCCGCGGTGGAGAAGGGCCTGAAGTCGGCCTTCGACATCAAGTTCGTGTTCAACCGCTGGACGCTCGGCGACGATTTCCTCACGCAGACCCTCCGGGTCCCCGCGGAGAAGCTGTCGGACCCGACCTTCGAGCTGCTGCCGTTCCTCGGCTTCACCAAGAAGGAGATCGAGGCCGCCAACACCCACATCTGCGGGGCTATGACCCTGGAGGGCGCGCCGGGCCTGAAGCTCGAGCACTACCCGGTCTTCGACTGCGCCAACCCGTGCGGCCGGATCGGCAAGCGCTACCTCTCGGTCGAGAGCCACATCCGCATGATGGCGGCAGCGCAGCCCTTCATCTCGGGGGCGATCTCCAAGACCATCAACATGCCGAACGACGCCACGGTCGAGGATTGCAAGGCGGCCTACCTGCTGTCCTGGCGCCTCGCCCTCAAGGCGAACGCCCTCTATCGCGACGGCTCGAAGCTGTCGCAGCCGCTCAACTCGGCGCTCATCTCGGATGACGAAGACGAGGCCGATGAGGGGATCGAGGCCCTGATCCAGGCGCCGGCCGCCGCCAAGGCCGCCGCCGCCGCGGAGAAGATCGTCGAGCGCGTGATCGAGCGCGTCGAGCGGATCCGCTCCCGCGAGAAGCTGCCGGCCCGCCGGAAGGGCTACACCCAGAAGGCGGTGGTGGGCGGCCACAAGGTCTACCTGCGCACCGGCGAGTACGACGACGGCCGCCTCGGCGAGATCTTCATCGACATGCACAAGGAGGGCGCGACCTTCCGGAGCCTGATGAACAACTTCGCCATCGCGATCTCGCTCGGCCTCCAGTACGGCGTGCCGCTCGAGGAATACGTGGAGGCTTTCACCTTCACGCGGTTCGAGCCGGCCGGCTTCGTGCAGGGCAACGACGCGATCAAGAACGCGACCTCGCTCCTCGACTACGTGTTCCGCGAGCTGGCGGTCTCGTATCTCGGCCGCGCCGACCTCGCCCATGTCAGCCCCGCCGAGATCGGCGGCACGGTGATCGGCGGCGGCGAGAGCGGCGACACGACCCGCGAGGGCCCGAAGCCCGCGCCGGCCTCCTCGGTCGTGTCCCGCGGCCTGCTGCGCGGCTCGGCTGACCGGCTCACCCTGATCCAGGGTGGCCCGGCCGGTGCCAGCC from Methylobacterium oryzae includes the following:
- a CDS encoding NADH:ubiquinone oxidoreductase subunit NDUFA12, with the protein product MALKDTLLRIFTWWNGQTVSVALQTARTGIFVGEDEFGNKYYKAEGALIDRSVGSERRWVVYNGYADASKVPPGWRGWLCHNVDVAPSEETYQPKAWQKPHIENQTGTANAYRPAGSQLSWGQRPAATGDYVSWTPGE
- a CDS encoding vitamin B12-dependent ribonucleotide reductase; protein product: MRFERRYTTAGQSPYAGIPFRKALSEIRNPDGSVVFRLDGIDVPESWSQVASDVLAQKYFRKAGVPARLRKVEENAVPSFLWRSVPDDAALAEIPEDERFVSEASATQVFDRLAGCWTYWGWKGGYFSSEEDASAFMDELRFMLARQMVAPNSPQWFNTGLHWAYGIDGPSQGHYYCDPQTGVLTKSASAYEHPQPHACFIQSVQDDLVNDGGIMDLWVREARLFKYGSGTGSNFSMLRSENEKLGGGGKSSGLMSFLKIGDRAAGAIKSGGTTRRAAKMVIVDIDHPDIEAFIDWKVKEEQKVAALVTGSKVVSKHLTLVMKACTQCEAEGDACFDPERNPALKREIKAARRASVPDSYIKRVVQFARQGFTKIEFPVYDTDWDSEAYLTVAGQNSNNSVSLTDDFLRAVEADADWQLTARTTGKVTKTLKARDLWERIGEAAWASADPGLHFNTTMNDWHTCPAGGRIRASNPCSEYMFLDDTACNLASANLLTMYDRDTKRFDVEAFEHLNRLWTVVLEISVMMAQFPSKEIAELSYRYRTLGLGYANIGGLLMTMGLPYDSDAGRALAGALTAIMTGVAYATSAEMAAELGTFPAYDENADAMLRVIRNHRRAAHGEAGGYEFLNVAPVALDHANIPQADLGDHARAAWDRALKLGEEHGYRNAQATVIAPTGTIGLVMDCDTTGIEPDFALVKFKKLAGGGYFKIINQAAPDALRALGYRESEIAEIEAYAVGHGSMGQAPGINPTTLRAKGFTDEKIAAVEKGLKSAFDIKFVFNRWTLGDDFLTQTLRVPAEKLSDPTFELLPFLGFTKKEIEAANTHICGAMTLEGAPGLKLEHYPVFDCANPCGRIGKRYLSVESHIRMMAAAQPFISGAISKTINMPNDATVEDCKAAYLLSWRLALKANALYRDGSKLSQPLNSALISDDEDEADEGIEALIQAPAAAKAAAAAEKIVERVIERVERIRSREKLPARRKGYTQKAVVGGHKVYLRTGEYDDGRLGEIFIDMHKEGATFRSLMNNFAIAISLGLQYGVPLEEYVEAFTFTRFEPAGFVQGNDAIKNATSLLDYVFRELAVSYLGRADLAHVSPAEIGGTVIGGGESGDTTREGPKPAPASSVVSRGLLRGSADRLTLIQGGPAGASLGVGAASAGQSAPAGGTVHALRGSTALKAEPAVAGQAETIADTLPFAKAERSVADRRAEAKMKGYVGEACPECANFTLVRNGTCLKCDTCGSTTGCS